In the Pseudoalteromonas undina genome, one interval contains:
- the lapB gene encoding lipopolysaccharide assembly protein LapB has protein sequence MIELLFLLLPVAAGYGWIMGKNSAKNQAHQFNRQITSEYSKGLKFLLDREEDQGLEHLINLLEVAADSVEHYSTLATMFRRRGELDRAIKIHELLLKHPSLNEKQAANSRLELAEDYIMAGLLDSAEEHLIWLVKNNHEDALEPIISLYSQTREWENGINMFEAHTELFSKEQHFKAIANFYCEHAIASNNPQLMRKAISLNFKTIRPLYELGLSAYTKEDYVKAIYYWRELICQFTFFAPLFIDKLAHSYKQLKLTHQFHELVAELLEKGGVMIKIQHCQALLEQGHTEQAFEFLTDSLKRQPTIRGFSFLLQLMSAENKNTKDVLNQIDKLVTSYIATKPDFQCQHCGFTSYTIYWNCPSCKHWETIVPSRGLDGF, from the coding sequence ATGATTGAGCTGTTGTTTTTACTGCTTCCTGTTGCCGCCGGTTATGGCTGGATCATGGGGAAAAACAGTGCGAAAAATCAGGCTCATCAATTTAATCGTCAAATTACTTCTGAATACAGTAAAGGCTTAAAGTTTTTACTAGACAGAGAAGAAGATCAGGGGCTTGAGCATTTAATTAATTTGCTCGAAGTAGCTGCTGACTCTGTAGAACACTATTCTACCTTAGCCACTATGTTTCGCCGCCGTGGTGAGCTCGACCGCGCAATAAAAATTCATGAATTGCTATTAAAACACCCAAGCCTTAACGAGAAACAAGCTGCCAATAGCCGGTTAGAATTAGCCGAAGACTATATCATGGCAGGTTTACTCGATAGCGCAGAAGAACATTTAATATGGCTGGTAAAAAATAACCATGAAGATGCTCTTGAGCCAATTATCTCCTTATATTCACAGACCCGTGAATGGGAAAATGGCATTAATATGTTTGAAGCGCATACTGAGCTTTTTTCAAAAGAGCAACACTTCAAAGCCATCGCAAACTTTTACTGTGAACATGCTATTGCCAGTAATAACCCTCAACTTATGCGCAAAGCTATTAGCTTAAACTTTAAAACAATCAGACCTCTATATGAACTCGGTTTGTCTGCCTATACAAAAGAGGATTACGTTAAAGCAATTTATTATTGGCGAGAACTTATCTGCCAATTTACCTTTTTTGCGCCATTATTTATTGATAAGTTAGCGCATAGTTATAAGCAACTCAAATTAACCCATCAGTTTCATGAACTCGTTGCTGAGTTATTAGAAAAAGGTGGAGTAATGATAAAAATACAGCACTGCCAAGCGTTGCTTGAGCAAGGCCACACAGAACAAGCCTTTGAGTTTTTAACTGATAGTTTAAAACGTCAGCCCACCATCCGTGGTTTTAGTTTTTTATTGCAGTTAATGAGCGCCGAAAATAAAAATACAAAAGATGTGCTTAATCAAATAGATAAACTTGTTACCTCATATATTGCTACTAAGCCTGACTTTCAATGTCAGCATTGTGGCTTTACAAGTTACACCATTTATTGGAATTGCCCTTCGTGTAAACATTGGGAAACCATTGTGCCTAGCAGAGGCTTAGACGGATTTTAA
- a CDS encoding lipopolysaccharide assembly protein LapA domain-containing protein has protein sequence MFKVLKIILAALFLIGAFVLGSQNPQLTQINYIIASNTLPLAVIISICFLLGVVVGCFVSFKLFTQLKWQNYRLKKQLTPEKDNKKRIANKDT, from the coding sequence TTGTTCAAGGTATTAAAAATTATTCTGGCAGCACTATTTTTAATTGGTGCATTTGTATTGGGTTCGCAAAATCCACAATTAACACAAATTAACTACATAATAGCCAGTAATACATTACCTTTAGCCGTTATAATAAGTATCTGCTTTTTGTTAGGTGTTGTAGTGGGTTGCTTTGTGAGCTTTAAATTGTTTACGCAATTAAAGTGGCAAAATTACCGTTTAAAAAAGCAATTAACGCCTGAAAAAGATAATAAAAAGCGTATTGCCAACAAAGATACCTAA
- the ihfB gene encoding integration host factor subunit beta has translation MTKSELIETLAEQHSHIPVKDVENAVKEILEQMAGSLSSSDRIEIRGFGSFSLHYRAPRTGRNPKTGETVELDGKHVPHFKPGKELRDRVNESIA, from the coding sequence ATGACTAAGTCAGAACTGATAGAAACACTTGCTGAACAACATTCACATATTCCTGTGAAAGATGTTGAGAACGCTGTTAAAGAAATTCTTGAACAAATGGCCGGCTCATTATCTTCTTCAGATCGTATTGAGATCCGAGGTTTTGGAAGTTTCTCTTTGCATTACCGTGCGCCTCGTACAGGTCGCAATCCTAAAACAGGTGAAACTGTAGAGTTAGATGGTAAGCATGTACCTCATTTTAAGCCAGGCAAAGAACTACGTGACCGTGTAAACGAGAGCATTGCTTAG
- the rpsA gene encoding 30S ribosomal protein S1: MSENFAQLFEESLKGFEAEQGSIVKGTVISIENNIVLVDAGLKSESAIPAEQFKNAAGELEVAVGDEVDVALDAIEDGFGETILSREKAKRHEAWIRLEKACEEQETVTGVINGKVKGGFTVEVDSIRAFLPGSLVDVRPVRDTTHLEGKELEFKVIKLDQKRNNVVVSRRAVIESENSQEREELLANLVEGQEVKGIVKNLTDYGAFVDLGGVDGLLHITDMAWKRVKHPSEIVNVGDEIAVKVLKFDKDKTRVSLGLKQLGEDPWAAIAGRYPEGSKLSGRVTNLTDYGCFVEIEEGVEGLVHVSEMDWTNKNIHPSKVVSLGDTVEVMVLEIDEERRRISLGLKQCIANPWQEFARLQNKGDQVTGKIKSITDFGIFIGLDGGIDGLVHLSDISWNTPGEEAVREFKKGDEITAIVLQVDPERERISLGVKQIEADPFNNYLDANKKGAIVKGKVTEVDAKGATVELIEGVEGYIRVADIAQERVEDATTVVSVGDEIEVKYVGVDRKNRTLSLSVKALFEAEEKEVLEKLKKEEPVFENAMAAAFANAQKD; the protein is encoded by the coding sequence GCTATCCCTGCAGAGCAGTTCAAAAATGCTGCTGGTGAACTAGAAGTTGCTGTTGGCGACGAAGTAGATGTTGCACTAGATGCAATCGAAGACGGTTTCGGTGAAACTATCCTTTCTCGTGAGAAAGCGAAGCGTCACGAAGCGTGGATCCGTCTTGAGAAAGCATGTGAAGAGCAAGAGACTGTTACTGGTGTTATCAACGGTAAAGTTAAAGGCGGTTTCACTGTTGAAGTTGATTCAATCCGTGCTTTCCTACCTGGTTCACTTGTTGATGTTCGTCCAGTACGTGACACAACTCACCTTGAAGGCAAAGAGCTTGAATTTAAAGTAATCAAGCTTGATCAAAAACGTAACAACGTTGTTGTTTCACGTCGTGCAGTTATCGAATCAGAAAACTCACAAGAACGTGAAGAACTTCTTGCTAACCTTGTTGAAGGTCAAGAAGTTAAAGGTATCGTTAAGAACCTTACTGACTACGGTGCATTCGTTGACCTTGGTGGTGTTGATGGTCTACTACACATTACTGACATGGCGTGGAAGCGTGTTAAGCACCCTTCAGAAATCGTTAATGTTGGCGACGAAATCGCAGTTAAAGTTCTTAAATTCGACAAAGATAAAACTCGTGTATCTCTAGGTCTTAAACAGCTTGGCGAAGATCCATGGGCAGCTATCGCTGGTCGTTACCCAGAAGGTTCTAAACTTTCTGGTCGTGTAACTAACCTTACTGATTACGGTTGCTTCGTAGAAATCGAAGAAGGTGTTGAAGGTCTAGTACACGTTTCTGAAATGGATTGGACTAACAAGAACATCCACCCTTCAAAAGTTGTTTCACTTGGTGACACTGTTGAAGTTATGGTTCTTGAAATCGACGAAGAACGTCGTCGTATTTCTCTTGGTCTTAAGCAATGTATTGCTAATCCTTGGCAGGAATTTGCTCGTCTACAAAACAAAGGCGACCAAGTTACTGGTAAGATCAAATCAATCACTGACTTCGGTATCTTTATCGGTCTTGACGGTGGTATTGATGGTCTTGTACACCTTTCAGACATTTCTTGGAATACACCTGGCGAAGAAGCTGTACGTGAATTCAAGAAAGGCGACGAAATCACTGCTATCGTATTGCAAGTTGACCCAGAGCGTGAACGTATCTCTCTAGGTGTTAAGCAAATCGAAGCTGACCCATTCAATAACTACCTTGATGCAAACAAAAAAGGTGCTATTGTTAAAGGTAAAGTGACTGAAGTTGATGCGAAAGGCGCAACTGTTGAACTTATCGAAGGCGTTGAAGGTTACATCCGTGTAGCTGATATCGCTCAAGAGCGCGTTGAAGATGCAACTACTGTTGTTTCTGTAGGCGACGAAATCGAAGTTAAATACGTTGGTGTTGATCGTAAGAACCGCACTTTAAGCTTATCTGTTAAAGCTCTTTTCGAAGCAGAAGAGAAAGAAGTACTAGAGAAGCTTAAGAAAGAAGAGCCAGTGTTCGAAAACGCAATGGCAGCTGCTTTCGCAAATGCACAAAAAGACTAA